A region of Candidatus Nezhaarchaeota archaeon DNA encodes the following proteins:
- the cimA gene encoding citramalate synthase translates to MIAKSRFIEIYDTTLRDGSQGMGVSFSLQDKISLTLKLDEFGIPFIEGGWPASNPKDEEYFKSIKEYSLKQAKIVAFGSTRRHNLKLAEDENLNAIIKCDVDYAAIVGKSWTLHVKEVLKTSLNENLDMVYDSITFLRDHGIKVVFDAEHFYDGYKEDPEYAVKVLETAREAGAERLVLCDTNGGTLTHEFYEITKRMCEKFGEYIGVHCHNDSGLAVANSLMAVIAGAVQVQGTINGLGERCGNADLCQIIPALEVKMGYKALRQSRNGLQGLRSLSMFVYELVGMEPNKYQPYTGQYAFAHKAGMHSDAVIKNRRAYEHIDPSIVGNERLIAVSELSGRAAIMYKAKKFGLNLDKSDPAITRILRMVKELEARGKTFENADGSLYLVMLKALNKFKPHFEVLSWRVTSKFHKSDIKSICTIKLKIKNRILTSIAEGIGPVHAQDLALLKALRPEYPMVEKVELANYKVSIVGRSMGTASMVRVLIEFKGDEDYWSTTGASTNILEASIEALVEGYEYYLHKHEAIVG, encoded by the coding sequence GTGATCGCCAAATCAAGGTTCATTGAGATTTACGACACAACTCTTAGAGATGGCTCTCAAGGAATGGGTGTGAGCTTCTCACTTCAAGACAAGATAAGCTTAACCCTGAAGCTTGACGAGTTCGGTATCCCATTTATTGAGGGTGGCTGGCCAGCATCTAACCCGAAGGACGAAGAGTACTTCAAGTCGATTAAGGAGTACAGCCTCAAGCAAGCAAAGATCGTTGCATTTGGAAGCACTAGAAGACATAACCTCAAACTTGCTGAGGATGAGAACCTCAATGCCATAATTAAGTGTGATGTAGACTATGCAGCAATAGTCGGCAAGTCGTGGACCCTTCATGTTAAGGAGGTCTTGAAGACAAGCTTAAATGAAAACTTAGACATGGTGTACGACTCAATAACTTTCCTAAGAGACCATGGAATTAAGGTGGTTTTTGATGCTGAACACTTCTATGATGGCTACAAGGAGGATCCAGAATACGCAGTTAAGGTACTTGAGACCGCTAGAGAGGCTGGCGCTGAGAGACTCGTTCTTTGTGATACTAATGGTGGAACACTAACTCACGAGTTCTACGAGATAACTAAGAGGATGTGTGAAAAGTTTGGCGAATACATAGGGGTTCACTGTCATAATGACTCTGGACTTGCAGTAGCGAATAGCTTAATGGCTGTGATCGCCGGTGCTGTACAAGTTCAAGGGACTATTAATGGTCTTGGTGAGAGATGTGGGAATGCTGATCTATGTCAAATAATTCCAGCTCTTGAGGTTAAGATGGGGTATAAAGCCTTGAGGCAAAGCCGTAACGGCCTTCAAGGTTTAAGAAGCCTATCAATGTTTGTCTACGAACTTGTGGGGATGGAGCCTAACAAGTATCAACCATACACTGGTCAGTATGCCTTTGCACATAAAGCTGGAATGCATAGTGATGCTGTAATAAAGAATAGGAGGGCCTATGAGCATATAGACCCGTCTATCGTGGGCAATGAGAGGCTCATAGCCGTATCCGAGCTTTCTGGTCGAGCAGCCATAATGTACAAGGCCAAGAAGTTTGGATTAAATCTAGACAAAAGTGACCCCGCCATCACCAGGATCCTTAGGATGGTTAAGGAGCTTGAGGCCCGCGGCAAAACATTTGAAAATGCTGATGGCTCACTTTACCTCGTTATGTTGAAGGCCTTAAACAAGTTTAAACCTCACTTTGAGGTCCTATCTTGGAGGGTGACGAGTAAGTTCCATAAGTCTGACATTAAGTCCATATGCACGATAAAGCTGAAGATCAAGAATAGAATACTTACAAGCATAGCTGAGGGCATAGGCCCCGTCCATGCACAAGATCTTGCCCTCCTCAAAGCCCTAAGACCTGAGTACCCCATGGTCGAGAAAGTTGAATTAGCCAATTACAAGGTTTCAATAGTTGGGAGGAGCATGGGGACTGCATCCATGGTTAGAGTGCTGATTGAGTTTAAAGGCGATGAAGATTATTGGTCCACTACGGGGGCTTCTACCAACATACTTGAAGCGAGCATAGAGGCGCTGGTTGAAGGATACGAGTATTACCTACATAAACATGAAGCCATAGTAGGATGA
- a CDS encoding 4Fe-4S dicluster domain-containing protein, with protein MSPLQVYGFLPAINCGKCGTTCMGFAFKLITKQAKIEDCLPLITDARYADKLTKLRELLAPLLSAVETLVEIDPNKCIGCGNCIVACPENVILDPKSAKGNNSKSPDALWTIEDGRVRVLNLRKCRRYPPSRTNCNVCELVCYSGAIKVVA; from the coding sequence ATCTCTCCTCTACAGGTTTATGGATTCCTACCTGCAATTAATTGTGGGAAGTGCGGTACGACTTGTATGGGCTTTGCCTTTAAGTTAATAACCAAGCAAGCCAAGATTGAGGATTGCCTCCCCCTCATCACTGATGCTCGCTATGCTGATAAGCTTACAAAGCTTAGAGAGCTCTTAGCCCCCCTGCTCTCAGCCGTTGAAACTCTAGTTGAAATAGACCCGAATAAGTGTATTGGATGTGGGAACTGTATAGTAGCATGCCCTGAGAACGTTATCCTCGACCCCAAATCCGCTAAAGGTAACAACTCTAAGAGCCCGGATGCTCTATGGACGATTGAAGATGGTAGAGTAAGGGTGCTAAATCTAAGGAAGTGTAGGCGCTATCCTCCATCAAGGACAAACTGTAATGTCTGTGAACTTGTTTGCTATAGCGGTGCAATTAAAGTGGTGGCATGA
- a CDS encoding molybdopterin-dependent oxidoreductase: protein MAEEEVIIKKCGCHSGEPGCWLRCGILAYIDKKTGRLIKVEGNPEHPVSRGFLCKERLNHMVDFIYHPDQLKYPLKRVGERGSGQWQRISWEQALNEIASKLKELIERYGPQCIAVAEGTYRTDLYWARSRFLFAIGNPGNVTSPGTICSTCDVSMQYCMFGANTHTPDIMNAKCIVLDSRHPSESLPAQWHALMERKRRGEEMYLIVLDPRLTEEARVADYWLQLRPGTDAGVFLAWMYIMLRDNLFDRDFVEKWSNGPLLLRTDKDWWLTEKDVVKGGRSDRYVAMDKNKGLIVWDPVMCQFYNLAGEPIPDEEVKVVLEGYFKVETVDGQSVECKTAFTAFRERVMEYPPEKMSEVTWVPKRILEESCKLYATTKPACMYRGVAPDQIGRASMSVEIARSMLRILTGNLDVVGGDIMTQPGPEIGGKMFLREALLDYQEHLTPEMKKLQLGADKFPIMAWPMFDLVNPHYRRVWRINACVSGHMFGINWPVLARTIITGKPYPIKCLIIWVGNPAVWAPNTKLVYEALSSPNLELVVVIDRWLNPSCTFADYVLPACTKSLERPYVATFEDFHPGVTVWEKAIEPLGERKDEYWIFRELAKRLLPEDKWRDAFPWETLEEADNARLAPIGLTLEEAKDLYIISTWTPRSYEHLNPATGRPRGFGTPTGRAELWVTIFKVLGLSPLPYYIEPYESPITQPELAKEYPLILGTGGRFRPQFHSELRQWGMGLREQHPEPIVEIHTDTARELGIAEGDWVWIETIRGKILMKARVTSAIHPRCVNAEASWWYPELPGDRYWWYGNWISNTNVLTLDEIETLDPYTGSWQNRALLCKVYRATGFVPFMQFPRYIKPS from the coding sequence ATGGCTGAGGAAGAAGTTATAATTAAGAAGTGTGGTTGCCATAGCGGTGAGCCAGGCTGCTGGCTTCGATGCGGCATCTTAGCCTACATCGACAAGAAGACTGGAAGGCTCATTAAGGTCGAGGGCAATCCTGAACACCCTGTTAGTAGAGGTTTCCTCTGCAAAGAAAGATTAAATCACATGGTCGACTTCATTTATCATCCAGATCAATTAAAGTACCCGTTAAAGAGGGTTGGTGAGAGAGGGTCTGGTCAATGGCAGAGGATATCATGGGAGCAAGCTCTCAATGAAATAGCCTCTAAATTGAAGGAGCTAATAGAGAGATATGGACCTCAGTGCATAGCTGTTGCTGAAGGTACGTATAGGACTGACCTCTACTGGGCTAGGTCTAGATTCCTGTTCGCAATAGGTAATCCAGGCAACGTAACCTCCCCAGGAACCATATGCTCAACATGCGATGTTTCGATGCAGTACTGCATGTTTGGCGCCAACACCCACACCCCTGACATAATGAACGCTAAGTGCATCGTCCTTGATAGTAGACACCCATCGGAGTCCCTCCCGGCTCAATGGCATGCATTGATGGAGAGGAAGAGAAGAGGGGAAGAGATGTATCTCATAGTTCTAGATCCAAGACTTACAGAGGAAGCTAGAGTCGCTGATTACTGGTTACAGCTGAGACCTGGAACTGATGCGGGGGTCTTCTTAGCTTGGATGTACATAATGCTTAGGGACAACCTATTTGACAGGGACTTTGTCGAGAAATGGTCTAATGGTCCTCTACTGCTTAGGACAGATAAGGATTGGTGGCTAACCGAGAAGGATGTCGTCAAGGGCGGCAGGAGTGATAGGTATGTTGCTATGGACAAGAATAAGGGCTTAATAGTATGGGACCCGGTAATGTGTCAATTCTATAATCTTGCAGGTGAACCCATACCTGACGAAGAGGTCAAGGTAGTACTTGAGGGATACTTTAAGGTTGAAACGGTTGATGGACAATCAGTTGAGTGCAAAACAGCCTTCACGGCCTTCAGGGAGAGGGTTATGGAGTACCCGCCTGAGAAGATGTCTGAAGTTACTTGGGTGCCTAAGAGAATACTTGAAGAGTCGTGTAAGCTCTATGCTACCACCAAGCCTGCCTGCATGTATAGAGGCGTTGCGCCTGACCAGATAGGTAGGGCCTCAATGTCTGTTGAAATAGCTAGAAGCATGCTGAGGATATTGACTGGCAACCTTGATGTGGTCGGCGGAGACATCATGACCCAACCCGGTCCAGAGATAGGTGGAAAAATGTTCCTTAGAGAGGCATTACTCGACTATCAAGAGCACCTTACGCCAGAGATGAAGAAGCTGCAACTGGGAGCCGATAAATTCCCGATAATGGCTTGGCCCATGTTTGACCTAGTAAACCCCCATTACAGGAGGGTTTGGAGGATCAATGCCTGCGTTTCAGGGCACATGTTCGGTATAAACTGGCCAGTCTTGGCGAGGACCATAATAACTGGGAAGCCTTACCCGATTAAGTGTTTGATAATATGGGTTGGTAACCCTGCTGTCTGGGCTCCTAACACAAAGCTAGTATATGAAGCTCTCAGTAGTCCCAATCTCGAATTAGTTGTGGTAATTGATAGGTGGTTAAACCCATCATGTACGTTCGCTGATTACGTCCTACCTGCCTGTACAAAGTCCCTTGAGAGACCCTACGTAGCCACCTTTGAAGATTTCCATCCGGGAGTAACTGTCTGGGAGAAAGCTATTGAACCTCTTGGTGAGAGAAAGGATGAGTACTGGATTTTCAGAGAGCTAGCCAAAAGGTTATTGCCTGAGGACAAATGGAGAGATGCCTTCCCGTGGGAAACACTGGAGGAGGCAGACAATGCTAGGCTAGCCCCCATAGGCTTAACACTTGAGGAGGCAAAGGATCTATACATAATATCCACGTGGACCCCGAGAAGTTACGAACACTTAAACCCAGCCACTGGAAGACCAAGAGGATTTGGAACACCAACTGGTAGGGCAGAGCTCTGGGTGACTATATTCAAGGTGCTGGGACTAAGCCCATTACCCTACTATATAGAGCCATACGAAAGCCCGATAACTCAACCTGAATTAGCCAAAGAATATCCATTAATACTTGGAACTGGTGGTAGGTTTAGACCGCAATTCCACTCGGAACTAAGGCAGTGGGGCATGGGCCTCAGAGAGCAGCATCCAGAGCCCATAGTTGAGATTCACACAGATACTGCTAGAGAACTCGGCATAGCTGAGGGTGATTGGGTTTGGATTGAGACGATAAGGGGCAAGATACTGATGAAAGCTAGAGTTACAAGCGCGATACATCCAAGATGCGTAAATGCTGAGGCGAGTTGGTGGTACCCAGAACTACCGGGGGACAGGTACTGGTGGTATGGGAACTGGATATCAAACACTAACGTACTGACACTAGATGAGATAGAGACGCTAGATCCATATACGGGATCTTGGCAGAATAGAGCCTTACTATGCAAGGTCTATAGGGCAACAGGCTTCGTGCCCTTCATGCAGTTCCCAAGGTACATAAAGCCCTCATAA
- a CDS encoding radical SAM protein, producing the protein MDETKSLCPTCLSIIPAKIVTEEYKVYMEKFCKNHGFFRSLLWSDSGLYKRALRFSRRGSPAKPHIDKTYRGCPYDCGLCPSHEQHTCLAIVEVTDSCNLICPVCLAGSSRESRWEPTLDDIGEMLKELLSCEGGPTAIQFSGGEPTLRKDLSEIISMAKDIGFKFMEIDTNGIKLAKDPQLARELADAGLSGIYLQFDGLDPSVHLKIRGADLTRVKERALSNCIKAGLAVTLAVTVIKGVNDHCLWDIVRYSISRKTIGVNFQPFTALGRYPKSIFNPLDRVTVSDIQVLIERQSKGAVKALDFIPVPCSDPRCSALVYAYYKDDGKVEVINRLADIEHLIDRYSLKNRFVDFDELLNAIACELNTSKSLVLNCNPQAMGSPLRFLLEHLKPEGFFSIGCHFAQDVWTIDLKRVVKCCVHELREKGNLIPFCLYNITSVNGKKLYRT; encoded by the coding sequence TTGGATGAAACTAAGAGTTTATGTCCAACGTGTTTATCCATAATACCAGCTAAGATAGTAACTGAAGAATACAAAGTCTACATGGAGAAGTTCTGTAAAAATCATGGATTCTTCAGGTCGCTTCTATGGAGCGATAGTGGTCTGTATAAGAGAGCTCTCAGATTTTCGAGGAGAGGCTCTCCAGCTAAACCTCACATAGATAAGACGTATAGAGGATGTCCCTACGACTGCGGGCTTTGTCCAAGTCATGAGCAACACACATGCCTAGCAATAGTTGAGGTGACAGACTCATGCAACCTAATTTGCCCAGTTTGCTTGGCAGGTTCTAGTAGAGAATCAAGGTGGGAGCCCACACTTGATGATATCGGCGAGATGCTTAAGGAGTTGCTCAGCTGCGAGGGGGGACCAACAGCAATCCAGTTCTCGGGTGGAGAACCAACTCTTCGGAAGGATTTGTCTGAAATAATTTCGATGGCTAAGGACATAGGCTTTAAGTTCATGGAGATCGACACAAATGGTATTAAATTAGCAAAAGATCCTCAACTTGCAAGGGAATTAGCTGATGCAGGACTAAGCGGTATTTACCTTCAATTCGATGGCCTAGACCCAAGCGTACACCTCAAGATCAGGGGGGCCGACCTTACTAGAGTCAAGGAGAGAGCCTTAAGTAATTGCATTAAGGCGGGGCTAGCCGTAACGTTAGCCGTGACCGTGATCAAGGGGGTTAACGATCACTGCTTGTGGGACATAGTTAGGTACTCAATTTCAAGGAAGACCATTGGGGTGAACTTCCAGCCATTTACTGCTCTTGGTAGGTACCCCAAATCAATCTTTAACCCTCTCGATAGGGTGACTGTGAGTGACATTCAAGTATTGATTGAAAGGCAGAGCAAAGGGGCAGTGAAGGCTCTCGACTTCATCCCAGTACCTTGCTCTGACCCTCGCTGCTCAGCACTTGTATACGCCTACTATAAGGACGATGGTAAGGTTGAAGTCATAAATAGGCTAGCCGACATCGAGCACCTCATAGACAGGTACTCGCTTAAAAACAGGTTTGTTGACTTTGACGAGCTTCTTAACGCAATAGCCTGCGAGCTAAACACTTCAAAGAGCTTAGTATTGAACTGTAACCCTCAAGCTATGGGATCCCCTTTAAGGTTCCTCTTAGAACACTTAAAGCCTGAAGGCTTTTTCAGCATTGGATGCCACTTTGCCCAAGATGTTTGGACGATAGACTTGAAGAGGGTTGTAAAGTGTTGCGTCCACGAATTAAGGGAGAAAGGTAATCTCATACCCTTCTGTCTCTACAACATCACGTCAGTCAATGGTAAGAAATTGTATAGGACATGA
- a CDS encoding glycosyltransferase, translating to MEPAVIISSALLITLILLELTYFSYHLWVASASSKYSVPKGYLGSAPIVVFHIPVKGEPQALLERALASIEQLKYPKDRIKVVVVCDDEDPKPMEDVCRRAQEKLEVIFIHRSKARGFKAGALNEALRVEGDVVVVLDVDSIIPSNFLIKALPSLYEADDVAAVTTRWEPLNPSESLVSEAVSFGQNFFTRGLFRGLQAKFGSSILMGSGCLLRRDTLLKVGMWDEKCVLEDVELSVRLRAKGYRIVYNDSVPIWVEHPASYSDLKKQQRRWACGASQVILKHIKSILTSRLKSTEKLSLLIYLTQYCGLAIVGFSIILLPLLASFNGEPSLPLILPLLVIAMSLMGVYGYKLTRYRLSEHGLLRGIKALGRIAALTVAMSLDVLISSLRPLIKLKCGWRVTPKGSSKRFLKHVPVLEFVLALLLMFTLILSAMKSLLTLTSWSAVYLAALAYVILKRFG from the coding sequence ATGGAGCCGGCAGTGATAATATCGTCAGCACTACTGATTACACTAATACTACTTGAGCTAACATATTTCTCCTATCATTTATGGGTGGCGAGCGCAAGTTCTAAGTACTCTGTGCCAAAAGGTTACCTCGGAAGTGCGCCGATAGTAGTTTTCCACATTCCAGTTAAGGGTGAACCACAGGCTCTTCTTGAGAGGGCCCTCGCTTCAATTGAGCAGTTGAAGTACCCTAAAGATAGGATTAAGGTCGTAGTCGTATGTGATGATGAGGACCCAAAACCTATGGAGGATGTCTGTCGAAGAGCTCAGGAGAAGCTTGAAGTCATATTCATCCATCGGAGTAAAGCTAGAGGATTCAAAGCTGGAGCACTTAACGAGGCTCTTAGAGTTGAAGGTGATGTAGTAGTAGTTTTGGATGTCGATAGCATCATACCCTCTAACTTCCTCATAAAGGCCTTGCCATCACTCTATGAGGCGGACGACGTAGCGGCAGTGACCACACGCTGGGAGCCTTTAAACCCCAGTGAGAGTCTAGTTTCGGAAGCTGTTAGTTTTGGACAGAATTTCTTTACTAGAGGACTGTTTAGAGGACTTCAAGCTAAATTTGGTAGCTCCATACTTATGGGTAGTGGTTGTCTATTAAGAAGAGATACGTTATTGAAAGTTGGGATGTGGGATGAGAAGTGCGTCTTAGAGGATGTCGAGTTAAGTGTTAGGCTTAGAGCTAAAGGCTATAGGATTGTCTATAATGATTCTGTACCAATATGGGTGGAGCATCCAGCAAGTTATAGCGATTTAAAGAAGCAGCAGAGAAGATGGGCTTGTGGCGCAAGCCAAGTAATATTGAAGCATATTAAATCGATCCTAACGTCGAGGCTTAAATCCACGGAGAAGTTGAGTTTATTGATCTACTTAACCCAGTACTGTGGCCTGGCAATAGTGGGATTCTCAATTATTCTGCTCCCGTTATTAGCCTCCTTTAATGGAGAGCCCTCCCTCCCACTAATACTGCCTCTTTTGGTTATTGCTATGTCATTGATGGGTGTCTACGGTTATAAGCTTACCAGATACAGGCTTAGCGAGCATGGTTTATTACGAGGCATTAAGGCTCTTGGAAGGATAGCAGCTTTGACCGTAGCCATGTCTCTTGACGTTTTAATATCTTCATTGAGGCCTCTGATTAAGTTAAAGTGTGGTTGGAGAGTGACGCCTAAAGGGTCCTCTAAAAGGTTTCTAAAGCATGTGCCTGTTTTAGAGTTCGTGTTGGCCCTCCTACTAATGTTCACATTAATTCTGTCGGCTATGAAATCATTACTAACTCTAACCTCATGGTCTGCAGTATATCTCGCAGCACTAGCTTACGTGATCCTAAAGAGGTTTGGATGA
- a CDS encoding DUF211 domain-containing protein gives MIVSIRRLLIDALKPREVPITELSKAICSAKGVDEVDVMVTEVDAKTETVKITIIGSNIDYDEIVKIIAENGAAIRSIDQVIVSKSRK, from the coding sequence GTGATTGTTTCAATAAGGAGGCTTCTCATAGATGCATTGAAGCCTAGAGAGGTACCTATAACTGAACTATCGAAAGCTATATGCTCAGCGAAGGGCGTAGACGAGGTTGATGTAATGGTAACTGAGGTTGACGCTAAGACTGAGACCGTCAAGATAACGATAATTGGAAGCAATATAGATTACGACGAGATAGTGAAGATAATTGCTGAGAATGGTGCGGCTATAAGGAGTATAGATCAAGTGATCGTATCTAAGTCTCGAAAGTAA
- a CDS encoding radical SAM protein — MLLELIKKTKSLCPECLQVVDAIVYEDNNRVYISKSCPQHGDFTDVYWGDYELYREAEKWEIVGEGVKNPQRRSERGCPYDCGLCERHRTCTVLAIIDVTNRCNLNCPICFAHAGAIGYLYEPTQEQVGRMLKNLRELKPLPPAALQYSGGEPTLRRDLPDLISMAKKEGFRHVEVNSNGILLAKDINFYKSLLDAGMSTVYLQFDGLTDDIYIKTRGVPLTNIKFKVVENARKLGHDSIVLVVTLVKGVNDHQVGDIIRFAAKNCDVVRGINVQPVSITGRINREEREKMRITIPDFMKLCEEQTGGAIRVLDFRPVPWPVAMARAVGAIKGRKYPEFTAHPHCGVATFFLVEDDGSITPITKYADVDKLASDFWEVHNLASKGKRLRAYLKLLLASRNIKGKLRRSLLSVFIKGSYDALGQLMRRMVLLGCMHFMDPYNFDLERVERCCIHYALPDGTIRPFCTYNSIHRPIVERALSIPYLAKVGG, encoded by the coding sequence ATGCTATTGGAGCTAATAAAGAAGACGAAGAGTTTGTGCCCAGAGTGCTTGCAAGTTGTGGATGCTATAGTGTACGAAGACAATAATCGCGTTTATATTTCTAAGTCTTGTCCTCAACATGGAGACTTCACTGATGTGTACTGGGGCGACTATGAGCTTTACCGTGAAGCAGAGAAGTGGGAGATCGTGGGGGAAGGGGTGAAGAACCCACAAAGGAGGAGTGAAAGAGGCTGTCCATATGATTGTGGTTTATGTGAAAGGCATAGGACATGCACAGTCCTCGCTATAATTGATGTAACGAATAGGTGCAACCTTAATTGCCCAATATGTTTTGCTCATGCCGGGGCTATTGGGTACCTATATGAGCCGACTCAGGAGCAGGTAGGACGGATGCTTAAGAACCTTAGGGAGCTGAAACCTCTACCTCCAGCAGCACTTCAATATTCAGGTGGAGAGCCAACACTTCGAAGGGACCTGCCCGACCTAATTTCCATGGCTAAGAAGGAGGGCTTTAGACACGTTGAGGTAAACAGTAATGGGATCCTCCTTGCTAAGGACATAAACTTCTATAAGAGCCTGCTTGACGCTGGAATGTCAACAGTATATCTTCAGTTCGATGGTTTAACAGATGACATTTACATTAAGACTAGAGGTGTCCCTCTGACGAACATAAAGTTTAAAGTCGTAGAGAATGCCCGAAAGCTGGGCCATGACTCCATAGTTCTCGTAGTAACCTTGGTTAAGGGGGTAAACGATCATCAGGTGGGCGACATCATAAGGTTCGCAGCCAAGAACTGTGATGTCGTTAGGGGAATTAATGTTCAGCCTGTATCCATAACCGGGAGAATAAACAGGGAGGAGAGGGAGAAAATGAGAATAACGATACCGGACTTCATGAAGCTGTGCGAGGAGCAAACTGGAGGAGCAATTAGGGTGTTAGACTTTAGGCCCGTCCCTTGGCCGGTAGCAATGGCTAGGGCTGTTGGAGCCATTAAGGGAAGGAAGTACCCGGAGTTCACAGCTCATCCACACTGTGGTGTAGCTACATTTTTCTTAGTAGAGGATGATGGCAGCATAACTCCTATAACCAAGTATGCTGATGTCGACAAGCTTGCAAGCGACTTTTGGGAGGTTCATAATCTAGCATCTAAGGGCAAGAGGCTTAGAGCTTATTTGAAGCTACTCCTAGCAAGCCGCAACATCAAGGGCAAGCTGAGGAGGAGCTTATTAAGTGTATTCATTAAAGGTTCGTATGATGCTTTAGGTCAATTGATGAGGAGGATGGTGCTCTTAGGGTGTATGCACTTCATGGATCCTTACAACTTTGACCTTGAGAGAGTTGAGAGGTGCTGCATACACTACGCCTTGCCTGATGGAACTATAAGACCCTTCTGTACTTACAATAGCATTCACAGGCCCATTGTTGAGAGGGCATTGAGCATACCTTATCTAGCTAAGGTTGGAGGCTAA
- a CDS encoding type II toxin-antitoxin system ParD family antitoxin codes for MRIITVKMPEAYLRDLDELVKSGAYPSRSEAIRAAVKELLGKELYRSIDDRALKKKLQSEFKHSSKHYGFGCRPPDH; via the coding sequence ATGAGGATAATAACAGTAAAGATGCCTGAAGCGTATCTAAGGGATCTAGATGAGCTAGTTAAGTCTGGAGCATACCCCTCAAGAAGTGAGGCTATAAGAGCTGCCGTGAAGGAGCTTTTAGGGAAGGAGCTGTATAGATCAATTGATGACAGAGCCTTAAAGAAAAAGCTTCAGAGTGAATTTAAGCATTCGTCGAAGCACTACGGCTTTGGCTGCCGACCACCCGATCACTGA
- a CDS encoding class I SAM-dependent methyltransferase family protein: MPREGLLRRLAKEIVPPHLLDSVPSGFELIGDIAILNLSSKLETYRFKLAEAILNSLKPKVRLIVRRTSPAKDPERVHSYEILAGSGGLETIHRESGCVFKVDISKVFFTSRLQYERLRIASMVKPGEVIINMFAGVGPFSIVIAKKVPDVKIYSIDVNPSAYNLMVENIKLNRVEDKVIPIFGDASQVIETYRLKGIANRVLMPSPEHAIDHLAKAIEALKLEGYIHYYDTAHRGSDVEEYLKCRLSKVLDSLNVRWLMTSSRVVRSVSPLKTYVCADVFITKTH, translated from the coding sequence ATGCCTAGAGAAGGTTTACTGAGGAGACTGGCGAAGGAGATAGTTCCACCACACCTTCTCGATTCAGTCCCCAGCGGCTTTGAACTAATAGGAGACATAGCTATCTTGAATCTATCTAGTAAGCTGGAGACATATAGGTTTAAGCTTGCTGAAGCGATACTAAATAGCTTAAAGCCCAAGGTTAGACTCATCGTAAGGAGAACGTCACCGGCAAAGGACCCTGAGAGAGTCCATAGCTATGAGATCTTAGCAGGTAGTGGAGGACTTGAAACAATACATAGGGAGAGCGGTTGTGTGTTTAAAGTCGATATATCTAAGGTGTTCTTTACCTCTAGGCTTCAATATGAAAGACTGAGAATAGCAAGCATGGTTAAGCCGGGAGAAGTCATAATTAACATGTTTGCAGGGGTGGGGCCATTCTCAATAGTCATAGCGAAGAAGGTTCCAGACGTTAAGATTTACTCCATAGATGTAAACCCTAGTGCTTACAACCTTATGGTGGAGAACATAAAGCTAAATCGTGTAGAGGATAAAGTAATACCAATATTTGGCGATGCCTCCCAAGTTATTGAGACGTATAGGCTTAAGGGCATTGCTAATAGAGTTTTGATGCCTTCACCCGAGCATGCCATTGACCACTTGGCTAAGGCTATCGAGGCGTTAAAGCTTGAAGGATACATTCACTACTACGATACCGCACATCGTGGAAGTGATGTGGAGGAATACCTAAAGTGTAGGCTATCGAAGGTTCTTGACAGCTTAAATGTGAGGTGGCTCATGACATCGAGTAGGGTAGTGAGGTCGGTATCTCCATTAAAGACCTACGTGTGTGCCGATGTCTTCATAACTAAAACGCATTAA
- a CDS encoding helix-turn-helix domain-containing protein produces the protein MLEGLKPLKLKTLTSRVSIEDVMECLLGLNRDEIRAYFTILEKPMTVEELAEALRKSKPTAYRIAIKLTNMGLLVRKPHIIERGGYYYKYEAIEPERLKRSIQEVLNSICKRVLEALNQDFTEVRKRLQSSES, from the coding sequence TTGCTCGAGGGCTTAAAACCTCTCAAGTTAAAGACCCTTACATCAAGGGTATCCATCGAAGACGTCATGGAGTGCCTCCTCGGATTAAATCGAGATGAGATAAGGGCTTACTTCACAATTCTCGAGAAGCCCATGACGGTCGAGGAATTAGCTGAAGCTCTAAGGAAAAGTAAGCCGACTGCCTATAGAATAGCAATAAAGCTTACCAATATGGGCCTCTTGGTGAGAAAGCCTCACATAATCGAGAGGGGAGGATACTACTACAAGTATGAAGCTATTGAACCTGAAAGACTTAAAAGAAGTATTCAAGAAGTCTTAAATTCGATATGCAAGAGGGTGCTTGAAGCTCTGAACCAAGACTTCACTGAGGTTAGGAAGAGGCTTCAAAGCAGCGAATCATGA